CATGAGCCTCCAGCTTCTGGTAGAGTTCTCCAAACCTGCAGCCGgctccaacagcaacagaCTTGCGGTTATCAGAGACCGTGATGTCCTTCAGACGGCTTAGATCGATAGTAATGCCGTTTTCAGCATTGGTCCCGGAAGGATATGGGCAATGTCCTCCCGCTTTAACGGCAAAGGTAGCTCCAGTTTCCCTAACAATCTTGATAGTTTCTGATACATCCGTGACATTTATTGGGAGAACACGGCATGCGGGTACGATCTGCGACGATTGTGCGATGAAATAAAAGTCTGTACCATATTTGCCTAGATCTGGATGCGCGTCATTGGGCAAAATAACCTTGTCGGCACCTAGCTTGTCGCGGAGGATCAGAGCCTACAGTCATGAGAATAGATTTCCAGATTAGACAgtcagaaaacaaaaaggtcGACTCACAGCTTTCCTGCCAGCATCTGTAGTGGCTGCAGAAGACATATTGATTCTCGAATAGCAGGTAACATATAAGAATGTCAGTTTACAGTTCAAAAAGTTGGGCCTGCTAAGATCAAACTGTCTACAGACTTTATACAAATCGaataagaataagaaaatGCCGGATGCTCAGTGCAAATGGATACATGTTGCCATCACTCTGTACGCTCTTCATCTGGAATTAGCTGCTTTTAGTTCATCGAATAAGCAGACGCTATAAGCAGCCTTATTCTCCATTGGGTTATAGTGATTATTACCTAGTAATTCTCTAGACTCGAATCTAACTTTTGCTTGACGGACTATTGGTGATGCCCTGCCCAATGAAATGATTGCTCATAGTGCTGACCATCTGCGGCTGTGAAATTGAAAGAGTTTTAGTCTGGATTTCGAGGAAGAtgtgcctttttctttctgcatAGGTACGGCCATAGCAAAATATGCCGAACTCTTAAGCCTAATTCGCCACACGAGTCGAAGAGGCGTGATTAAGAACCGGGAGGGTAAGCATAATGAGCTGAGCACTGTCTTGTAGCGCCCGTTGAGCTATGCATGTGGGTCGAAGATGGTTTGGTATCTTGGTTGTCGCACACAGGAGAGATCACCGAGAACGGCTATGGCCAAGCGGGCCAGCAGGACTCGGTTGAGttgctctttcttttttataatctgTTCCAACTTCTAGGATTTTTCTGCGACTCTTGAGATCTATAAAATTGTAAGTACATACAAATACGAAGAGTAGCTCAGCAATGTAAGGAAGACACGTAGGAGAAGAACATCCGACAATTTCTCCATATTCGGATCCCTCTAACTTCCTATTCTCAGGCTCGGGTATTTTATGTTGATTTGCCGGCTCTCATAAGTTATGTCAAGTTTAGAATACCGACTAGTGATCTTACTGAATTGCACTACAATGCTCTAGGAGGATTGGTCTATAGCTTTCAACAATACCAAAGGTATTAATTCGCTGAGACGCGCCAACGTCCACTCGGTGAATGTGGTGGGCATATGTGTAGCCGACGCAGCCGACTGGCTAGCTTCTTCCAACGAAAATATAGCCCTCCTCACAAATAAGTATTGTCTGTTTTCAGATAAGAAGTGGGTTCATTTACGATACCAAAATACCAAAATGTTCAATGTTGGAGAGGAGTTAAAGAGCTTCTTAGAATCTATATATCATGGTAATTGAATACCAGCGTCAGATTAACACCGCTCACAGGATTAACAACTACCTGTAAACAGTTGATAGCTACAGCGCAGCCTCGAACCCCACACTGCCTCTATCCCTGTACAAGACGCTCCCGATTAGGCATCAGGCGATTCGGCTTTGAGTCGAAATAGCTAATCGCGTTAGCAGACAAAACGCGGTAGCTACCAGAGCATCATCACGACCGTTTCAAAAGCGACAACTAACAacaataaatttcttttagaCGCCCGTTTTAAGAAATGTCTGAGGATCGTTTTGTATCACTCCCCTCTGGATGCCGGATCTGCTATCAGGTGTTCGGGAACCCCTTGCATCCAgccatcctcctcgtctcaGGGCACAGTAGTGCCATGACGCAGAAAACAGGCGGGCTCATTGCGCTGCTTAGCCCCTATGACAATCCACATTTTATCATTCGCTTTGATCACCGAGATACAGGCCGTTCAACGTCTTTTACCAAGCCATCTGACGGTGCACCAGTATATACACTAGATGCCATGGTCGATGATATCGTTGGCCTCATTAAACACCTCGAACTCGAAAGTATCCATCTCGTCGGCACCAGCTTGGGCGGGCCTCTCGCATGGCAGACAGCAAGCCGGTTGCCTGGTGTTGTCCGAAGTTTAGCCCTTGTTTTCACGAGCCCAGTTGGGCGACAACAGCTTCCTAGTGATAACTTGCCTCAGGTAAACTTGGAGGGGCAATGGCTGCTGGCCGAGGCATATGAGATTCCAGATGACcgggatgatgacgaaggcTGGATCGAATCATATATGCGCCTCGACCTTGCTCTTGCAACGCGGCCCCCTacggaggaggaaaaggctgAATCGAGACGGGATTGTGAGATCACATATTACCGCGAGAAAGAGAGCGGGACCATGTGGACCAAGTATAATCACTCTGATGCGTCTGGCGTGAGGTGGCCGCGCGAATTGCTCAAGCATATTCGATGCCCAACCGTTATTATTCACGCCGCAAAAGACCAGATTTTCCCGCTTAAGCACGCAGAAGCTCTGAgagatgatgttgatgggGCAACGCTTGTCGTCCTCGAAGACTGTGGGCATGAGATACCACACCGCGTTCGTCAAAGGATGGCGGATGAGATTCTTGCCAACGTGAAAAAGGGAGAGTAGACCGAAGCGTTGTTGCTCATTAGTTACTGTTTCTGTGATCTGGCAAATCAGCCACCCTTGTATTTGCTGTATACCAGTTTTGCCTCAGCGTCAATGGAAATGCTTAACTGTATATAACGGTCATAAGACAACAGAATCTATAGACATGCCTAATGTAACTATGACACGTAGCATCTCTCAACATGAAGGGTAGCTATAAGACAGTTTTAGTAGCGCAAGCCGACGGCCGGGCATCTAGTACTTCTCAAAAACCCAATACACGATACCGACCCCGGTACCGCTTCACCGCAGGTGTTGTTAAGATAACTTATATTCTGCTATCATCATAACCAACAATTAACTTGATCTTGTTTTACTAAGAGCCTTGCCGCATTTATCAACTCTCCAAACTAAGCGCCCAGAACACCGCGCAAATACCGCAATACATGTACAAACATCTGCTGCCATATTCACATCAGCCACGTCGTTCCTATAAATACACGTATTACTATCTCAAGTCTCAACTAAGTGATTATACTAGGCAGTTAATTACCAACACTTCAAGTTTTTCATTATTCACAATCCTCTTAGTCCACTCGTCATGCATGTATTCTGCTGGGCCTCTCCGGCGGCTTCTTAAGCCACATTCTAATCTCTGCAGGCCTCCCACATATAACCGCTGGCCTCCAAGGCGACCTGCAGAATCCCCTGTTGTTAGCGCGCAATAGCGCTAACCAAGgcgttttttcttcttctttttaattaacgATTATGAAAGTGTTGTGGCGTAGGTAAGTGCATCTGCACAGCCGCCTCAGCTAGGAACTATAGGCTG
The Trichoderma asperellum chromosome 7, complete sequence DNA segment above includes these coding regions:
- a CDS encoding uncharacterized protein (EggNog:ENOG41~MEROPS:MER0210990), whose amino-acid sequence is MSEDRFVSLPSGCRICYQVFGNPLHPAILLVSGHSSAMTQKTGGLIALLSPYDNPHFIIRFDHRDTGRSTSFTKPSDGAPVYTLDAMVDDIVGLIKHLELESIHLVGTSLGGPLAWQTASRLPGVVRSLALVFTSPVGRQQLPSDNLPQVNLEGQWLLAEAYEIPDDRDDDEGWIESYMRLDLALATRPPTEEEKAESRRDCEITYYREKESGTMWTKYNHSDASGVRWPRELLKHIRCPTVIIHAAKDQIFPLKHAEALRDDVDGATLVVLEDCGHEIPHRVRQRMADEILANVKKGE